One segment of Mycolicibacterium baixiangningiae DNA contains the following:
- a CDS encoding ABC transporter permease: MVWLAAVDLTERGLYGHYVAISTQRVLVGFAFGAAIGLVLGAVVGLSRLGNILLAPTLAGVRAVPSLAWVPLLILWFGIGEESKIILIAIGAFFPVYTIVGAALRHVDGHLLEASRAFGLHGLRLFATVQLPAVVPSTVSALRLALAQSWLFLVAAELIASSMGLGFLLLDSGQNGRIDRIFLAIISLALLGKLTDSLLGLFEKWAIAKWT, from the coding sequence ATGGTGTGGCTTGCCGCCGTCGACCTCACCGAGCGTGGGCTCTACGGGCACTACGTGGCGATCTCGACGCAGCGGGTGCTGGTGGGCTTCGCGTTCGGCGCGGCCATCGGGCTGGTGCTGGGCGCCGTCGTCGGCCTCTCCAGGCTGGGCAACATCCTGCTCGCGCCGACACTCGCTGGGGTGCGCGCCGTTCCGTCGCTCGCGTGGGTGCCGCTGCTGATCCTGTGGTTCGGCATCGGCGAGGAGTCGAAGATCATCCTGATCGCGATCGGCGCGTTCTTCCCCGTCTACACGATCGTGGGGGCGGCGCTGCGGCACGTCGACGGCCACCTTCTCGAGGCGAGCCGCGCGTTCGGGCTGCACGGGCTGCGGTTGTTCGCGACCGTGCAACTGCCGGCCGTCGTCCCGTCGACGGTCTCCGCGCTGCGCCTCGCGCTGGCCCAGTCGTGGCTGTTCCTCGTCGCGGCCGAACTCATCGCGAGCTCGATGGGCCTGGGCTTCCTACTGCTCGACTCGGGCCAGAACGGGCGCATCGACCGGATCTTCCTCGCGATCATCTCGCTGGCACTGCTCGGCAAGCTCACCGATTCGCTGCTCGGCCTGTTCGAGAAGTGGGCCATCGCAAAGTGGACGTGA
- a CDS encoding amidase, with protein MNFDEYRAHDATGLAKLVADKEVTAAELLDVAKQRAAAVNPRINAIVRDIPPAPSGERGGPFAGVPFLIKDLAQDYAGLSTSAGSRALMSTPVAEHAAVVQRWLDAGLAIFGKTNTPEFGAKGITEPVAWGPARNPWDLARTPGGSSGGSAAAVAAGIVPCAGANDGGGSIRIPAACCGLVGLKPGRGLTPSGPATGESMHGAAVQGVVSRTVRDTAAMLDVLSGGEACGPYVPAVPTESFASNVGADPGTLRIGVRVPSAITPVPDPEAYAAVAATVQALTDLGHHVEELPVAPFDDAALARDFLLTWFVYTAWELDEAKRVSGAGDEAFERDTLILAALGRATSSVAYVDAVQRRHEHTRRLTTFFESYDLLLTPTLATPPPKIGEFDLPVALQHASDVLIKTRTARLLRYTKIVDDIVDKNLGWVPYTQLANLTGRPAISLPLHWTADGLPLGVQFVAPLAGEALLIRLAAQLEQALPWADRVAPI; from the coding sequence GTGAACTTCGACGAATACCGCGCCCACGACGCGACCGGGCTGGCGAAGCTGGTCGCCGACAAGGAGGTGACGGCGGCGGAGCTGCTGGACGTCGCGAAGCAGCGGGCAGCCGCTGTCAATCCGCGGATCAACGCGATCGTGCGCGACATTCCGCCCGCACCGTCGGGTGAGCGCGGTGGCCCGTTTGCGGGTGTGCCGTTCCTGATCAAGGACCTCGCGCAGGATTACGCCGGTCTGTCCACCTCCGCGGGCTCGCGCGCCCTGATGTCGACACCGGTTGCCGAGCATGCGGCGGTGGTGCAGCGCTGGCTCGACGCCGGCCTGGCCATCTTCGGCAAGACCAACACCCCGGAGTTCGGGGCGAAGGGGATCACAGAGCCGGTCGCCTGGGGACCGGCGCGCAATCCGTGGGACCTGGCGCGGACGCCGGGTGGTTCGTCGGGTGGTTCGGCGGCGGCGGTGGCGGCCGGGATCGTGCCGTGTGCGGGGGCCAACGACGGAGGCGGGTCGATCCGGATTCCGGCGGCGTGCTGTGGACTGGTGGGCCTCAAACCGGGCCGCGGGCTCACTCCCTCGGGGCCGGCGACCGGCGAGTCCATGCACGGCGCGGCGGTGCAGGGCGTGGTGTCGAGGACGGTGCGCGACACCGCGGCCATGCTCGATGTCCTCAGCGGTGGCGAGGCATGCGGTCCGTATGTGCCTGCCGTGCCGACCGAGTCCTTCGCGTCGAATGTGGGCGCCGATCCCGGGACATTGCGGATCGGGGTGCGGGTTCCGTCGGCGATCACGCCGGTCCCTGATCCCGAGGCGTACGCCGCCGTAGCGGCCACCGTGCAGGCGCTGACCGATCTGGGTCACCACGTCGAGGAGCTTCCGGTCGCGCCGTTCGACGATGCCGCGCTCGCCCGCGATTTCCTGCTGACGTGGTTCGTCTACACCGCGTGGGAACTCGATGAGGCCAAACGGGTTTCGGGCGCCGGTGACGAGGCGTTCGAGCGCGACACCCTGATCCTGGCGGCGCTCGGCCGGGCAACGAGCAGTGTGGCGTACGTCGACGCCGTCCAGCGGCGCCACGAGCACACGCGCCGGCTGACCACCTTCTTCGAGTCCTACGACCTGCTGTTGACGCCCACGCTGGCGACTCCGCCTCCGAAGATCGGAGAATTCGACCTGCCCGTCGCGCTGCAGCACGCCTCCGACGTGCTCATCAAGACGCGCACCGCGCGATTGCTGCGCTACACCAAGATCGTGGACGACATCGTGGACAAGAACCTCGGGTGGGTTCCGTACACGCAGCTCGCGAACTTGACTGGGCGACCGGCTATTTCACTGCCCCTGCACTGGACCGCCGACGGTCTGCCGCTGGGAGTCCAGTTCGTCGCGCCGCTGGCGGGCGAAGCGCTGCTCATCCGGCTGGCCGCACAACTCGAGCAGGCGCTGCCCTGGGCGGATCGCGTCGCGCCGATCTAA